A single region of the Lotus japonicus ecotype B-129 chromosome 4, LjGifu_v1.2 genome encodes:
- the LOC130713818 gene encoding disease resistance response protein 206-like produces MGAKIALFAFFMFFALCSATPTKPYTPCKNLVLYFHDVLYNGENAANATSAIVAAPQGANLTKLAPQFHFGNIAVFDDPITLDNKFHSNPVGRAQGFYIYDTKNTFTAWLGFTFVLNSTEHQGSITFAGADPILQKSRDISVTGGTGDFFMHRGIATIMTDAFEGEVYFRLRVDIKFYECW; encoded by the coding sequence ATGGGTGCCAAAATTGCACTCTTTGCTTTCTTCATGTTCTTTGCTTTATGTTCTGCCACCCCAACGAAACCATATACACCATGCAAAAACCTTGTCCTCTACTTTCATGACGTGCTTTACAATGGAGAAAACGCAGCCAATGCAACATCAGCAATAGTAGCAGCTCCACAGGGTGCTAACTTGACCAAATTGGCACCTCAATTCCACTTTGGAAACATAGCAGTGTTCGATGACCCCATCACATTAGACAACAAATTTCACTCTAACCCCGTTGGAAGAGCACAAGGTTTTTACATTTACGACACCAAGAACACTTTTACTGCTTGGCTTGGATTCACGTTTGTTCTTAACAGCACAGAGCATCAGGGATCAATCACGTTTGCTGGAGCTGACCCGATTCTGCAGAAAAGCAGAGATATCTCTGTTACTGGTGGCACTGGAGATTTCTTCATGCACAGGGGAATTGCTACCATTATGACTGATGCCTTTGAAGGCGAGGTTTATTTCAGACTTCGTGTTGATATCAAGTTCTATGAGTGTTGGTGA